Proteins found in one Primulina eburnea isolate SZY01 chromosome 16, ASM2296580v1, whole genome shotgun sequence genomic segment:
- the LOC140817531 gene encoding cyclin-T1-3-like, giving the protein MAGLLSGEPSYRGAPEGHSRISQEKPEEGGGQWYFSRKEIEENSPSRRDGIDLKKENYLRKSYCTFLQDLGMRLKVPQVTIATAIIFCHRFFLRQSHVKNDRRTIATVCMFLAGKVEETPRPLKDVILVSYEIIHKKDAAAMQRIKQKEVYEQQKELILQGERVVLATLGFDLNLQHPYKPLVEAIKKFQVAQNALAQVAWNFVNDGLRTSLCLQFKPHHIAAGAIFLAAKFLKVKLPSDGEKVWWQEFDVTPRQLEEVSNQMLELYEQNRVPPAQASEAEGSASGAQRPPSKGPPTEEHATNSHGGATTKAVSSKPAQSRSLPDQPPSDDHSGLSRTTQMQNTEYGRSQKGSNSDLKRDYEINDTEKHEFEATPRVVNTEDVQNKTRVGSEGHGKHDQEGNSGRIETRDPIEPNDKYHGKNLSNKDGAVVQSPQDAMKKIDREKVKAALERRKARGDITHKTDQMDELERELEDVEVPGESEKIKQERKKQSWSKPSIKQDHENSQPIKFAYEARDGHYQSTKGQSSYGGDFDPVEEGEVESFDDERSPRTSIRKRKANSPLEKPQEGKQLTDHVSGSHKQSHQEYSEDRNGVRRLDYSERGNKRHAQENHV; this is encoded by the exons ATGGCCGGTCTCTTGTCTGGTGAGCCCTCATATCGTGGAGCACCTGAAGGACATTCAAGGATTTCCCAGGAAAAACCAGAAGAAGGTGGTGGGCAGTGGTATTTCTCTAGGAAGGAAATTGAAGAAAATTCCCCTTCTAGACGAGATGGAATTGAtttgaagaaagaaaattaCCTGCGGAAGTCATATTGCACATTCTTACAAGATTTAGGCATGAGACTTAAAGT GCCTCAGGTCACAATTGCTACGGCAATTATATTTTGTCATCGGTTCTTCCTTCGTCAGTCCCATGTAAAGAATGATAGGAGG ACCATTGCCACAGTATGTATGTTTCTGGCCGGTAAGGTTGAAGAAACTCCTCGTCCTCTAAAAGATGTAATTCTCGTGTCATACGAAATTATTCATAAGAAGGATGCTGCAGCCATGCAAAGGATAAAACAGAAG GAGGTATATGAGCAACAAAAGGAACTTATTTTACAGGGGGAAAGGGTGGTTCTGGCAACGCTTGGTTTTGATCTTAATTTACAGCATCCATATAAACCACTTGTTGAGGCAATTAAGAAATTTCAGGTTGCTCAAAATGCTCTAGCTCAAGTTGCATGGAATTTTGTCAACGATGG GCTCCGGACATCTCTTTGTTTGCAATTTAAGCCCCACCATATTGCAGCTGGTGCTATTTTTCTTGCTGCCAAGTTCCTCAAAGTAAAGCTCCCATCTGATGGCGAGAAGGTTTGGTGGCAGGAGTTTGATGTCACCCCCCGCCAATTGGAGG AGGTTAGTAATCAGATGTTAGAACTCTATGAACAAAACAGAGTGCCACCAGCTCAGGCTAGTGAAGCCGAAGGGAGTGCTTCTGGGGCACAACGACCTCCATCAAAAGGCCCTCCTACTGAAGAGCATGCTACCAATTCCCATGGTGGTGCTACTACGAAGGCAGTTTCATCGAAGCCAGCACAATCAAGATCGCTTCCGGATCAGCCACCTTCTGATGATCACAGTGGGCTTTCAAGAACTACTCAAATGCAAAATACTGAATATGGACGATCCCAAAAAGGTAGCAATTCGGATCTCAAAAGAGATTATGAGATTAATGATACCGAGAAGCATGAATTTGAAGCGACACCTCGTGTTGTGAACACAGAGGATGTTCAGAATAAAACAAGGGTTGGGAGTGAAGGACATGGAAAGCATGATCAAGAAGGGAATTCGGGCCGGATTGAAACAAGGGATCCAATAGAACCAAATGATAAATATCACGGCAAAAATTTGTCTAACAAGGATGGTGCAGTTGTCCAGTCACCTCAAGATGCTATGAAAAAAATCGACAGAGAGAAGGTCAAAGCAGCCTTGGAGCGGAGGAAGGCCCGCGGAGACATAACTCATAAAACGGACCAAATGGATGAGCTTGAGAGGGAACTGGAGGACGTTGAAGTGCCTGGCGAGAGTGAAAAGATTAAACAGGAAAGGAAAAAGCAAAGCTGGTCTAAACCTTCAATTAAACAAGACCATGAGAACTCTCAACCCATCAAATTTGCATATGAGGCCAGAGATGGTCATTACCAATCTACTAAAGGGCAATCCTCATATGGAGGTGATTTTGATCCTGTAGAGGAAGGAGAAGTCGAATCGTTTGATGATGAAAGGTCACCTAGGACAAGCATTCGTAAGAGAAAAGCTAATAGCCCTTTGGAAAAACCACAGGAGGGAAAACAGCTGACTGATCATGTATCAGGATCCCATAAACAAAGTCACCAGGAGTATTCAGAGGATAGAAATGGAGTGAGGAGGCTTGATTATTCAGAAAGAGGCAACAAAAGGCACGCACAGGAGAACCATGTTTGA